The genomic DNA CTTTCATTTCTTCATAGCTTGCTTCACGAGCTAATACAAGACGATGTAAACCCTCTTCTTTCCAATACTGTGCTGCTTTCCAGTTGGATAGTGATTGCTGTGTGCTTAAATGCACCTCAACAGAAGGCGCTACACGTTTACAAGTCTCAATGATAAGCGGATCAGCAACGATAATCCCCGTTACGCCAGCTTTTTCAATCCCTTTTAAATATTCCTCTAGCCCGTCCATATTTTCATTATGTGCAAAGATATTTGTTGTTACGTATATTTTTGCTCCATACTTCTTTGCAAACTCAACGCCTTCTGCCATTTCTTCTAGCGTAAAATTACCTGCATTCGAACGAAGACCAAATTCTTGTCCACCTAAATATACAGCATCTGCCCCGTAATGGATAGCTACTTTTAATTTTTCTAAGTTACCCGCAGGGATTAACAGTTCAGGTTTCTTCACAATAACACGTTTGCCATCGATCACTCGTGAAATTTCTTGTACAGTCATTTCCTACACCCTCCTCGTTTAGTAAACCGTTTCTTTAAAGAAGAATCCTGTGTCTAACGGACGATTTACTGGTTGCATTTCTTCTATTTCTTTATATAGAGCATCTTTCAAGTCATAATATGCATCACGATCTTCCACACATAAATCAATCGCTTGACGATATTTCTTCGTTACTTCAATAATGTATTCAGAGCTTTTTAGTACACCATCGATTTTTAAGCTGTCAACTTCAGCTTCGATTAGTTCCTCTAATTCATCGATGAAACAAATATCGTTCGGACTCATAATATGAGTACCATTTTCATCTTCATAAATTGGATATTTATTGTTACGCTCTGGGTCATATAAGAACATATTCTCTTCATATTTTTTCTTTTCAATGTCAAGATTACGTCCTTGATACTCAAAGTAATTTCCTACTAATGAACGCTTCGATTGGAACATACAAGTCATACCGTGAATTTGTACTTCTAGTTCCACTTCAGCATTTTCTTTTAAATCAACAATTTCATCTAAGCTCAGCTCACGAGCTAATACAGCGCGCTTCGCTCCTCTTTGTCCCCAGTAATTACAAGTGAACCAGTTTGTTGCTGTCGTTTCTGTATTCCAGTGCAACTGCATATTTGGCGCTACTTCGCGAACAGCCATTAATACTGCTGGATCTCCGAAAACAATTGCATCTACATTTACTTCATTTAAAAATGAAACGTAATCTGTTAATTCTTCTACTTTATCGTTGTGGAACATAGCGTTCATGGCTACGTATACTTTCACACCATTTTCATGTGCAATCTTCACAGTTTGTTTTACATCTTCACGTGAAAACTCCCCTGCTAAACGTAAACCAAACTTTTGCTCACCGATCATTACCGCATCTGCTCCTGCTTTCGCAAGAAGTTCGATATCCGCCACCGCTCTTGGCGTTACTAACAATTCAGGTTTCTTCATACCTTGGTCACCCTCTCTTTTTACTAACAGCTACTCCATCACCAATTGGGAAAATCGTTGTATCGTATCCTTCATGGTTCATAAGCCACTCATTGTACGTCTTAATACGACGGATTAAACCACGTGTACGTCTGTTTTCAATTTTCTCTTTTGTCGTTACAAGACCATGGTACATAACATTATCTGAAATAATTACGCCACCAGGATTTAATAACGGTTCATATAAGTCAAAAAAGCGACGATACTGTCCTTTTGCTGCATCAATAAAAATAACGTCAAATGTCCCGTGTTCTTTTACTTGTTCACCTGTCTCTAACGCATCACCGTAAATAACTGAAATACGATCTGTTACTGGGGAACGTTCTATATATTCAAGTGCTTTTTCATATCGCTCACGATTGCGCTCAACTGTCACAATACGTGAATTTGAAATAGCTTGCATCATACGAATACTAGAATAACCGATTGCTGTTCCAAGTTCTAAAATGCTTTTCGGTCCAATTAAACGTAAAAATTGCAGCATAAATTCCATTCCAAGTCGATCCATAATCGGCACATGATTTTCTGTTGCATATTCTTCCATTTCAAGAATTAATTTATCTTTCGGATCAATAAATGATAATAGGTACTCGTTAACTGCATCCTCCATAAATGGTCCTCCTTATTTACATGGAGAAGTGCCTCTATGACGTCTTTTCCCACATAGAATGCAATAAAAATACAAGCCAGTTTTACCCTTAGCTTGTACGTCCCGTTTTGATATTAAAAACGATTCTTCTGCCAGTTTTTAACCCGATATATTTTACCACAAAAAAGAGGGATGTGCGACTTTTTTCGCTATCCCTCCCCATTTCACTGTTTTTTCGTAATGTATTTTTGCTTTAATGCATTATGCTCTTCTAATGTTTTCGCATAGTACACTTCACCACTTGGTGCAGCTAAGAAATAATAATAATCTGTTTGCGCAGGTTCTAACGCAGCTTCCACTGAATGTTTACCAGAGTTTGCGATCGGCCCTACCGGCAATCCTTTTACAACATACGTATTGTACGGTGAGTTGACCTTTAAATCTTCGTATAATACACGTTGTTTATGCTTTCCAAGTGCATATAATACCGTTGGATCCGTTTGAAGCGGCATACCTTTCTCTAAACGATTATAAAAGACACTAGAGATCTTTTGACGATCTGTAAAACCAGTTGCCTCTTCTTCAATAAGTGAAGATAATGTTAAAAGCTGATGAACATCCCAGTTCTTTGCTTTCATTTTTGCCTCATTTTGAACAATGATTGCATTTGTTTTCTCAAGCATCGGAATTACGATTTCTTCTAACGTCGTATCTTTCTTATAAAATGAATACGTCGCAGGATATAAATAACCTTCTAATGGGTATTTAATATTACTATCAAAGATTTTATCCGTTAATAACTTCGGATACTTTTGCTGCATTTTTTGAATAAATGCTTTATCGTTTAATTGACGCGTAACATCATCTTTATTCCACTTTAGTTCTGCCGCAATCGTTTCTGCAATTTCAGTTACTTGAGCTCCTTCTTTGATCGTCACTTTATAAAGAGCTGGACGATGCACGTTGCCAGATGACATTTGTTCGATAACATCTTTAGCATTCATCGAAGGATTTAATAAATATGTACCTGCTTGTAAACTTTTCGATTTAGCCTTTGTATAAAAACTAAAAACTGTACCGTTTTTCACAGCGCCTTTTTCTTCTAAAATTTCTCCAATTTTACTTGTAGATGATCCTTTCGGAATTTCTACTTCAATCTCTTTTTTATTCCCGCTATCAACTGGTCCTAATGCGGATGAAATATACGCATAGACTGAACCACAAACTAAAAGCAGTGCAATAATCGAAAATAAAAAGATGCGTCTACGCTTCTTTTTCACTTGATTCTCTATCAAAACTCTTCCTCCTTATTCAATTGTAGACCATATGTATATGTTTCTATACAGCATGATGGAAAGCCACAACAAATTCGCCTATCTTTTTTAGTATCCATTTTATTTTTCTACAATCCGTCTCATTATACTACAAAGGATTACACAGTTTCGACAAAAAATCTTTCATTTTACATATAAATACAAAAAAAAGATGGACTGTATGTCGTCCATCTTTTCAGTACTTATTATTCAGCTTCTTGCTCATCAGCAAGAGTGTTGAACATTTCTTGTACCATTTCCCACTCTTCTTCAGATTCGATTGGAAGTAAACTTCCGCCCTCTTCTTCATTTTGCTCATAAGCCATTGCATCATAAATTTGGTCTCCATCTTCGTCTACTTCACCGATTGGAGAGAAGACTACGTATGATTTTTTACCAAATTTTTCAGCATCAAAAGTGAAAATAATTTCACATAAATGTTCGTTACCTTTTTCGTCTACAATTGTAATTTGATTTTCTTCCATTTTGGTCACCTCTTATTTACTATCTAAAAATCCTTGTAAGATTACGACTGCAGCCATCTTATCGATTACTTGTTTTCGCTTCTTACGGCTTACATCCGCTGAAATGAGTAGACGTTCCGCTGCCATCGTCGACAAACGCTCGTCCCACATTACAACGTCTAATTGTAACAGCTCTCGTAGGTTTTCTGCAAATTGTTGGCACGCTTCACCACGTGGGCCAATTGTACCATTCATATTTTTAGGTAAACCTACTACTATTTTGTCCACATTGTACTGCTTTACTAACTCAGAAATACGATCAAAACCAAAGTGACCTCGTTCTTCGTTAATCTTAATTGTTTCTAATCCTTGTGCTGTCCAGCCCATTTCGTCGCTCATTGCAACTCCGACTGTTTTTGTACCTACATCTAAACCTAATATCCGCATAAACTACTCCTCACGATGATGTTTCAAGTAAGACTTCACAAGCTCTTCAATGATCTCATCACGTTCAAGCTTACGAACGATGCTTCGTGCATCTTTATGGCGAGGTATGTATGCTGGGTCTCCACTTAATAAATAACCGACGATTTGGTTAATCGGATTATAGCCTTTTTCTTGAAGTGCATCATACACAGTTAAAAGTACATCATTTACATGGACACTCTGTTTTTCATCTTGAATGCTAAACTTCATTGTTTTATCAAAACCGTCCATTTCAAGCACCTCACTTATATAGTAAGTATAGGGAGAAGAACTTCTCCTCTCCCTACCATTGTACACTACTATCTCTTTATTTTGAAACAGATTTAACGTACTCTTGTACAAATGCTAAAGCTTCTTCGACTTGAGCTGGGTTTTTACCACCTGCTTGTGCCATATCAGGACGGCCACCACCGCCACCGCCGCAACGAGAAGCTACTTCTTTCACAAGTTTACCAGCATGGTAACCTTGGCTAATTAAGTCTTTCGTTACACCTGCTAGGATGTTTACTTTATCGTCATTAACAGACGCTAATACAACAACTGCTGACTCTAATTTATTTTTTAGATCATCCATCATCGTACGTAAGTTGTTCATATCTGCAACATTTACTTTCGCTGCTAATACATTCACACCATCAACTGTCATTACAGAATCAGTTAAGTTTCCAGCTTCAATATTGCTTAATTTCGCAGCAAGAGATTCGTTTTCTTTTTGAAGTTGTTTCACTTCAGCAAATAGACCATCAACTCTTGTTAAAATATCTTTCGGATTTGTTTTCATTTTTCCTGCTGCTTCTTTTAATAAACCTACTTGATCGTTCATTAATTCGTATGCAGACTTACCAGTTACCGCCTCAATACGACGAGTTCCTGCACCGATACCAGACTCAGCAACGATTTTGAAAATACCGATAGAAGCTGTATTATCAACGTGACAACCACCGCAAAGCTCTAAGCTGTAATCGCCAACTTGTACAACGCGTACAACATCACCGTATTTTTCACCGAATAATGCCATTGCGCCCATTTCTTTTGCTTCTCCGATTGATTTTTGAGAAATCTCAACGTTAATACTTTCCCAAATTTTCTCGTTTACCATACGCTCAATTTTTTCTAATTCGTCAGCTTGCACTTGACCGAAGTGAGAGAAGTCAAAGCGTAGACGTTCAGAAGTTACAAGAGAACCTGCTTGATTAACATGCGTTCCAAGTACGTCTTTTAATGCTTGGTGTAGTAAGTGAGTTGCTGTATGATTTTTCACAACGCTACTACGGTTTTTCGTATCGATAACAGCTTTCACAGCTGCATCTTTCGTTAACGTGCCTTCTTCCACAGCTACTTTGTGTAAGTTTTGACCATTTGGTGCTTTTTGTACGTCTTTTACAAGAACTTTCACGCCGTCAGCAAGAAGGTAACCACGGTCAGCAATTTGTCCACCGCTCTCAGCGTAGAATGGTGTTACGTCAAGAATTAACTGTCCTTCTTCCCCTGCTTGTAAGCTATCTGTGTACTCACCCTTTTTCACAAGTGCAACAACGTTACTTTCCGTTGCAACTGTACCGTAACCAACGAACTCACTCGCTACTTTAACTTCTCCAAGTACACCGCCTTGAACTTGCATTGAGTCAACGTCTTGACGAGCAGCACGTGCACGCTCACGTTGTTTTTCCATTTCATTTTCGAAGCCTTCTTGGTCAACTGTCATACCAGCTTCTTCTGCATATTCTTCTGTTAATTCGATTGGGAAACCGTATGTGTCATATAGACGGAACGCATCTACTCCAGAAATAACAGTTGTTTTTTCTTCTTTTGCTTTTGCAATAACTTCAGCTAAAATTGCTTCACCATCATGAAGTGTTTCATGGAAACGCTCTTCTTCATTTTTCACAACTTTCGCAATGAAATCTTTCTTTTCAAGTACTTCTGGATAGAAGTCTTTCATTACTTCTCCAACAACCGGTACCAATTCAAACATGAATGGACGGTTAATGTTTAATTTCTTCGAATAACGAACAGCGCGGCGTAATAAGCGACGTAATACATAACCACGACCTTCGTTAGATGGAAGAGCACCGTCACCAACAGCGAATGTTACTGTACGGATATGGTCAGCAATTACTTTGAATGCCATATCTTTTTCTAAATCGCCATTACGATATTTCTCACCAGAAATTGATTCTGTTGCACCAATCATCGGCATGAATAGGTCTGTATCAAAGTTTGTAGGCACATCTTGAACGATAGATGTCATACGTTCTAGACCCATCCCTGTATCAATGTTTTTCTTAGGAAGTGGTGTATATGAACCGTCTGGATTATGGTTAAATTGAGAGAATACAAGGTTCCATACTTCTAAGTAACGCTCGTTTTCTCCGCCTGGATATAATTCTGGGTCACTAAAGTCATTACCGTAAGCTTCCCCGCGGTCATAGAAAATCTCTGTATTCGGTCCACTTGGTCCTTCACCAATATCCCAGAAGTTTTCTTCTAAGCGGATAATACGCTCTTTTGGAACGCCCATTTTTTCATTCCAAATTGTGAATGCTTCTTCATCTTCTGGATGGATTGTAACTGATAGTAATTCTTTATCGAATCCGATCCATTTGTCGCTCGTTAAGAATTCCCAAGCCCATGTAATTGCTTCTTCTTTGAAGTAATCACCGATTGAGAAGTTTCCTAACATTTCAAAGAATGTATGGTGACGAGCTGTTTTCCCTACGTTTTCAATATCGTTTGTACGAATTGATTTTTGAGCATTTGTAATACGTGGATTTTGTGGGATTACACGTCCATCAAAATATTTTTTTAATGTAGCTACACCACTATTAATCCATAGAAGAGATGGATCTTCATGTGGAACTAGTGATGCACTAGGTTCTACTGCATGTCCTTTTTCTTGGAAAAAGTCTAAAAACATTTGACGAATTTGTGCGCCTGTTAGTTGTTTCATTGTATTTTCCTCCTTAAATATAAAAAACTCCCGTCCCTATAAAAGGGACGAGAGTTAACTCGCGATACCACCCTAATTATGAATTGATTACAATAACAATCAATTCATCACCTCATGGTGCCGTAACGTGGCAAGACGGCAGTGATTAGCTGCTCTCAGGATTAGCTTTCTGTTACCCTTCATTTAAAGCTTCTTTCAGCCATATGGAAGCTTCTCTCTATAAATGGACTGTAACGTACTTGTTCCGTCATTGATTTAATGTATTATATGACTAAATATAATAGAATTCTCTTAAGTTTGTCAATGTAGATAATCATTTATATTGTATTAATTGCTTATTTATCATAGGTATTCTACTATTCATTCTTAACAGCCTTTTCATATATTATGCGTTTATTAACAAATCGGAATCTCCTTACAAGAATAATTTATAAAAAATTATAAATATTACCTTTTTTGCTATAATTAAATTATTGTTAATAAAATAAAGGAGCGATCACAATGACAACCTTACTTAGCAAAGCTAAAAACATATTAGCGACTAACGAAACAATATTACTTTACGCAGCATGTTCATTAGACATATTTATTTATCGTTCCGTCGCGAGACCAGGCCTATTGATTTTAACGAACAAAAGGCTATTCTTTTATGGACCAGATGTAAGTAACAATCCAATATTTGAAGAGTACTCTTTCGCAAAAATTTCTAATCTAAAAGAACAAAAGCGTCTTTTCAACAATCAAATTGTATTTATGTATGATAACGAATGGAAAAAAATAAAACATATTCAAACAAATGATGTGAGCTCCCTCGTTCAAAAGATACACGAGCAGATTTCTAAATAAATATACGATTAGCCCTCTATTTCTTACATAGAGGGCTTCTATACTTACACATCTTCTTTTTTCAAGAGAGGCTTCACATGAACAATGACGGTGCGAATAACTGCTAAGATGGGAACCGATATTAGTAACCCTACAATACCAGCTACTTCCCCTCCAACTAGTAATGCAAGCATAATAATAACGGGATGCATACGAAGTGACTTACCAACAATGTAAGGCGATAAAATGTTACTTTCCACAAATTGCAAAATAGCAATCGTAATACCCGCCTTAATAAGTAAGCTCGTTGATACTGTTGCTGCAATCATTAACGTCGGGATCGCTCCTAAAATAGGGCCGAAGTACGGGATTATATCCGTTACCCCAATAATAATACCAAGCAATAATGGATATTTCATACCGATAAACCAAAAAGAAAGAGCTGATACTCCCCCTAATACCAAACAAACAAATAACTGTCCTCGAATATAACTTCCAAGTGACTTATCAATTTCTTTCGCAAGCATTTGCCCCGTACCTCGCCATTTACTTGGGACTAGTTTCCAAAAGATATGATAAAACTCACCATAATCTTTTAATATGTAAAATACAATGAACGGTATTAAGAAAATAATGAGCAATGAATCGAGTACACCACGAGCTGTACTCATCACTTTATTTAAAAGCGCTTGAATCTTCGTTTCCACACCCACAAAAAGTTGTTTCACCTTTTCATGAATGAACGAAGGGAAATTCGCTGTTTGTTCTGTAACGCCATCCATCCACGAATCGTACATCTTTGTAAACTGCGGAAATTGTTCATTAATCTCTTGTAACTGTTTAATAACGACTGGCGTTCCTTTATAAATCCCATAACCAATTCCGCCAAAGAAAAGGATATAAATAAGCAAAATGGCAAGTGTACGGGGCATCCCTTCCTTATGGATTTTTTCAATTAAAGGATGCAATAAATACGCAATAAAACAAGCGATAAGAAATGGCGTGATTGCTACTTTAAATACAAAAATAATCGGTGCCCATAGTGGCTTAATTTTTAAAAAGACGAGCAAACAAAGAAAAACAAGTAATAATAATCCTAAACGATATATCCAAATGATTTTAAGATTCTTCACATGAAAAACCTCCTCCACCTTTATTTTGAAAATAAATGGGGTAGGTTATGTGCGAAACTTTTAAAATCTTTTCATGCGGACCATACTGTTTTTTAAAGACGTACATATAAATAACATAACAAGGACAACCACCCCTGAGAATACAGCATGAATTAATATAATCAGGAGGGCTAATTATGGTTTTGTTTATGCTTGGATTATCAGCACTTTTTATGATTCTTGAATGGATTTGTATCGGGTTTGGTATTTGGAAGGGGTTCTTTATTCGTTCCTCACGTAAAGAAAAAGCGAAGCAATTATGGCAGTATGGAATACTCGGCGTTGGCTGCTACGGTCTATCTTATCTTTTCTCAGAAATCGGACTTTTTTATTTGCATATGAGCGCATAAAAAAACTCCCTCGTCAATAAGGGAGTTTTTCACTTTATCGAAATGATTATAAGTAAGACTTAATCATCTTACGTGCTTTTTTCATATTGCGTTTTGAAAATACATCTTGCTTACGAGCATATTGATATGCTGCAGCTCCAACACCTAATGCGATTAATGAATTGCGTAGATTCAAAGTAAATCCCCCTTTTCGTTATCCGATCGTTCTTTCATTCTCATCAAATAAATCATCAAGAGAGCTTAATGAACCATCTTCCTCAACTTGATGCGTATGGATTTTCCCCTTTGAAACCGATAATTCGATATAACAATTCCAGCAATAAAATTGGTTGACACCTATTTTTCCAATGTCTTTCCCTTTGCAATTTGGACAAATGAACATATGGCTTTCATCTCCTTACAGACTCCCAGATTCTATTCGCCATTATGTCCAAACTGCATTCGTTTATACATCGCTGGAGCCTTTCAACGCTATGCGTTTGAAAGTTTCACTATATAATTTCACCTTGTTACATGAAATCATACGGTGAAATGTTTTCCACGTCCATTTCTTCGCCATTAACTGTGACCATCTGTACTTCTCCTTGTGATTCCTGCAAGCGACTAGCCAAAGTTGTTTGACGCATTGCATCATCAAGGCGATTTACACCGGATTTGAAAGCTGCTTCCTCCCCGCAAATAATAAGGAACTTCTTACTTCTTGTAATGCCCGTGTAAATTAAATTACGACGTAACATACGGTTGTAACTTTTCACGATCGGCATAATAACAATCGGAAATTCACTACCTTGTGATTTATGAATGGAACAACAATATGCATGCGTAATTTGATTTAAATCGGGCTTTGTATACGTTACCTCAATTCCATCAAATGAAACGATAATCATATCTTGTTGCTCAACGTTTTCTTTCGCATAAAACACCGAAACAATTTCTCCAATATCACCATTAAACACCTGGCTCTCTGGCTGATTAACGAGTTGCAGTACTTTATCGCCTCTTCGGTATACAACATCACCGTAAGCAATTTCTTTACTCTTTTCCCTCTTCGGATTAAATACTTGTTGCAATGCTTCGTTTAATACATTAATACCAGCAGGCCCGCGGTACATCGGCGCTAATACTTGGACATCCCTTGCACTAAATCCTTTTGTTTTAGCATTTTCACAAACTTTTTTCACAACCTCAACAATTTGAGCCCCTGTACAGCTGATAAATGAACGATCTTTTTTATTTTGTGCTAAATCTGGCGGGAGCGTGCCGTCTTTGATTGCATGGGCAAGTTGAATAACAGATGAGCCTTCTGCTTGACGATAAATTTCAGTAAGCTTCACTGTCGGAACTGCGCCTGCATTTAATAAATCTTTTAATACTTGTCCAGGTCCTACAGATGGCAACTGATCTTCATCACCTACAACGATAACTTGAATGTTCGTCGGTAGCGACTTAAATAGCTGATTCGCAAGCCAAATATCAACCATTGAAAATTCATCAATAATAAGGAGCTTACCTTGGACAGGATCCGTTTCATTACGCTGGAAAGATCCTTCTGGCGTCCAGCCAAGCAAACGGTGAATTGTGCAAGCTGGAAGTCCTGTCGATTCACTCATCCGCTTCGCTGCTCTTCCTGTTGGAGCTGTTAATAGTATTGGAAATGGATTATCATCACTGTATTCATTCGGATTTAACGATAATCCGTGAAGTGACGCATACATTTCAACAATCCCTTTAATAACAGTTGTTTTCCCCGTTCCTGGTCCACCTGTTAATAACATCATTGGCTTATGAAGTGCCGTTTGAATCGCTTCTTGCTGAAACGGTGCATACTGCACGTTTAACTGTTCTTCAATTTCACCTAATGTTTTTAACACTTCTGCTTCAGGAAATGAAGGTGTTTCCTCTTGATTCATCAATCGACGAATAGACTTTACAACACCTTTTTCAGAGTAGAATAAAGTTGCTAAATACACTCGTTCTTCTTCTATGATGACTTTCCCTTCACTTTGCATCGTTTCAATACAACCTATAATATCTTCCTCAGTCACTCTTCCTTCTTGATTGTTTAAAAGTGACATCGTTTCTCTTACAAGTTGATCTTTCCTCATATAAACGTGACCAAGTTGCAATGAGACATTCTCTAATGTGTAAAAACATCCCGCTCGTACACGGTCGTCGTGATTACCCGATATTCCTAACGCACGCCCTATATCATCCGCTCGTCCAAAACCAATCCCGTCCACTTCTTCAATAAGTTGATACGGATTATTACGAATCACTTCTAATGTCATCTCTTTATATTGCTGGTAAATCTTAATAGAAAGTTTCGTTCCAAAACCGTAACCATTTAAAAAGCTCATTACTTTCTCTAATCCTTGATGTTCAACAATTGTCTCATATATTTCCTGAGCCTTTTGTTTGTTAACAACACCATTTAACGCCTCAGGGTCATCCATAATTTTAGAAATAGCATGTTCCCCGAGATGATCCACAATTTTTTCCGCTGTACGCTTTCCTATCCCTTTAAATAAATCACTCGCTAAATATTGCACCATACCTGCTTTTGTTTGCGGCAATTCTTTTTTAAATGTTTCAACCATATATTGTTTTCCATACTTTGGATGGTCCTTAAAGTGACCTGTCAATGTAAACACTTCATCTTCATGCATGCGGGGAAAATGACCGTTTATCATTACTTTCTTTTCGTCATATGTTTCATTCGTTTCAATGACTTTCATACTGACAACGGAATAGAGGTTTTCTTCGTTGTGGAAAATGGTATGAAGAACTTGCGCTTTTATAAACTTTTTCTCTTCCTCAAACAAATCCATTGCATGTTGATTTCCCATCTTTCCTCTCCTTTCCGATATTTTCACTTTAATGAGCAGTACATCCCCCACCTCTTTAGATGAGGGATAACTACCCATTAAACTATATTTTTATCTTATTCAGCTTCTTGCTCTAATAAACGAACGCCATTACCCGCTAAAAAGTGATCTGGCTGAATTTCAGTTGCTTTCTTAAATAAAGCGAGAGCCTTCTCATTATTTTCCTCAAATACGTACGCAACACCTAAATTGTAATACGCATCTGCATGCTCTTCATCCATTTCTAATACCTTTTCAAAATAAGGTTTCGCCTCTTGAATGTGTTCTAGTCGAGCGAAGCAAAGTCCGCACTGGAATACAGCTTCCACATCGTTTTCATCTAATTCTGTTGCTCTTTGTAAGAATGGTAGTGCAAGACGATCATTTCCAAGCTGTACATGTGTGATACCTAACATAAATGTTACATCAGCTGATTGTAATCCAGCTTGCATTGCTTGTTCAAATACAGCTTTCGCCTCAGTAAATTGCTCTTGGCCATAATATACATTTCCTAAACCATAATAGGCAGCTGCAGATTTATCATCTAACTCTAGTGCACGTTTATAAAATAAAATCGCTCGTTCGCTATCACCTAATACGTCTAATAAATTTGCAAAATTAATGTATCCAAGCGCATCTTTTGGATTTTCTTCGATTGCTTCTGTAAAATTTTTAGCTGCTTCTTCCCAATTTCCTTCTTGCATATATTGAATACCTGTTTCAAGTTTGTTTGACATGTCCTTCACCTCTACAACAAATTATAACAAAGAATGTATTTTCCAAGCGAACGAAAATTCGCTTTATGTAAAAGAAACCTCTAACCGCTAATCGGCAGAGGCTTCTCATTTATCCTAAATAATCCAATTTCTTACCACTACGGTATACTTCATCAATTGTAGCACCGCCTAAGCACTCATCTCCATCATAGAACACAACTGCTTGTCCTGGTGTAATTGCACGAATTGGCTCATCACAAAGAATACGAACTGTATTTTCATCAACGATTTGAACCGTTACTTTATTGTCTTCTTGACGATAACGGAATTTCGCCGTGCACTTAAATTCTGTTTCTTTTACTTTGTTACTTACCCATCCTACATTCGTAGCAATAACTTCATCACCATATAGAAGTTCGTTATGGAATCCTTGATCAACATATAAAATGTTTTCTTTCAAGTTTTTCCCAACAGCAAACCACGGATCACCGTTACCACCAATTCCAAGTCCATGACGTTGTCCAATTGTATAGTACATTAAACCGTCATGCTTTCCTTTCACTTCACCAGATAATGTTTGCATTACACCTGGTTGCGCTGGTAAGTAGTTACTTAAGAAATCTTTAAAGTTACGCTCACCAATGAAGCAAATA from Bacillus cereus G9842 includes the following:
- the ruvX gene encoding Holliday junction resolvase RuvX, with translation MRILGLDVGTKTVGVAMSDEMGWTAQGLETIKINEERGHFGFDRISELVKQYNVDKIVVGLPKNMNGTIGPRGEACQQFAENLRELLQLDVVMWDERLSTMAAERLLISADVSRKKRKQVIDKMAAVVILQGFLDSK
- a CDS encoding O-methyltransferase, with product MEDAVNEYLLSFIDPKDKLILEMEEYATENHVPIMDRLGMEFMLQFLRLIGPKSILELGTAIGYSSIRMMQAISNSRIVTVERNRERYEKALEYIERSPVTDRISVIYGDALETGEQVKEHGTFDVIFIDAAKGQYRRFFDLYEPLLNPGGVIISDNVMYHGLVTTKEKIENRRTRGLIRRIKTYNEWLMNHEGYDTTIFPIGDGVAVSKKRG
- a CDS encoding DUF1292 domain-containing protein gives rise to the protein MEENQITIVDEKGNEHLCEIIFTFDAEKFGKKSYVVFSPIGEVDEDGDQIYDAMAYEQNEEEGGSLLPIESEEEWEMVQEMFNTLADEQEAE
- a CDS encoding peptidase U32 family protein; this translates as MKKPELLVTPRAVADIELLAKAGADAVMIGEQKFGLRLAGEFSREDVKQTVKIAHENGVKVYVAMNAMFHNDKVEELTDYVSFLNEVNVDAIVFGDPAVLMAVREVAPNMQLHWNTETTATNWFTCNYWGQRGAKRAVLARELSLDEIVDLKENAEVELEVQIHGMTCMFQSKRSLVGNYFEYQGRNLDIEKKKYEENMFLYDPERNNKYPIYEDENGTHIMSPNDICFIDELEELIEAEVDSLKIDGVLKSSEYIIEVTKKYRQAIDLCVEDRDAYYDLKDALYKEIEEMQPVNRPLDTGFFFKETVY
- a CDS encoding IreB family regulatory phosphoprotein, with translation MDGFDKTMKFSIQDEKQSVHVNDVLLTVYDALQEKGYNPINQIVGYLLSGDPAYIPRHKDARSIVRKLERDEIIEELVKSYLKHHREE
- the mltG gene encoding endolytic transglycosylase MltG, whose amino-acid sequence is MIENQVKKKRRRIFLFSIIALLLVCGSVYAYISSALGPVDSGNKKEIEVEIPKGSSTSKIGEILEEKGAVKNGTVFSFYTKAKSKSLQAGTYLLNPSMNAKDVIEQMSSGNVHRPALYKVTIKEGAQVTEIAETIAAELKWNKDDVTRQLNDKAFIQKMQQKYPKLLTDKIFDSNIKYPLEGYLYPATYSFYKKDTTLEEIVIPMLEKTNAIIVQNEAKMKAKNWDVHQLLTLSSLIEEEATGFTDRQKISSVFYNRLEKGMPLQTDPTVLYALGKHKQRVLYEDLKVNSPYNTYVVKGLPVGPIANSGKHSVEAALEPAQTDYYYFLAAPSGEVYYAKTLEEHNALKQKYITKKQ